CAGGCCGCTCAGTGTTTTGGATTTGGGGGAACGGCGAATAGTGATTGTCCTCGATAAATTGCTCAAGATAACCGGCGCCGTAGATTGTATCGGTGTCAATCTTTTGAAGACGGTTCCTGACTTCAAGCACAAGGTCTTCGTTTGCGATGCCTTTAATGTAGCAGTACACGACATCGGTGGCGGTTTGTTCGCCTAGTTGCATCAACTCGACGTGCGTATTGCTCGATCGCAGGCGTTTGCGAATCAGAGAGATATTCGTGCCAATTGATTCGATGAATCCCTCTCTGGACCCTTGAATGACTTGTTCCGTCTGTGGCTGCGAAATAGATCGTTCCTTGAAGGCTTGCGTACTCAGTCCAATCGCTTTTTCAAGTCCATCGAGGAACAACAGTGAGTTGCCTGATAAAAGCCAGTTCGCCGCACCCATCACTGAGTATTTGATGTCAACGTCCACATAGGGAAGACATTGTTGGATGACAACTTCCTCGACGGAGTTCCGTGTGCGGTCGCTTATGTCGCTATCTAGCATCAAAGCGTGCAATACGTCATTGAGGTCAGTCTTGGAGGTCGTTCCGTCGATATATATCAAACCGCAGTTTATTTTTCTCTTTCGGATTTGAATTTCAAATCTCCGAACAAGAAAATCCGCGTTGCCGCCCAAGATGCCCTCAAAAATATCTAAGTTCTTCTCTAGATTGTTGGTGAACTTGCTTTCGTTAGCTTCTTCGAGGGGGTTCCATCCTGCGCTTCTTGAGGACTTAATCGATTCTGACCATTGCGGTATGGTTTTCGGTACTTCAGTTTTCCGATGAAACTCATAAACACACACCCATCAAACATTTTGTTCAAAGTATGTTGCCTAATTAATGGAATTCAATTCAAAATTGTGTACTGACGGGATTTCAGAGAACGTACGCCAAAAGCCAGATTGTGTCAAGGAGGTCACGGTTTGTTTTTACAGAATATTGTTATAGAGTAGCTAACCGCAGGGGCGATTTATATGCAATGGGTAAGTGGTAGCCGAGAAGAAAGGGAAGTGAGATGCCTGTGGAGGAACATGCACTGCCGGATCGTGTTCTCAAGTGGGTCGTTCAGTGTGTAGACCCCATGGCCGTCATTGAATCGGTTCGGTTGCTTGATGGTAGTACGTCCTCTTCCGTCTACGGTCTTTCGATCCGGCTCAGCAACGCGCCACTACAATTCGTCCTACGTCAGTTCGACAATGTGGAGTGGCGATCGGAAGAACCGGATTTGGCCCGCCATGAAGCAGGGAGTCTCCGGCGGGCAGCGACAATCGACGTCCCTACGCCGACACTCGTCGCGTTCGATGAAACTGGAGAGGACTGTGGCGTTCCTTCGGTGCTCATGACGAGACTGGAGGGAGCGGTTGTGCTCCGGCCACGTGATATGAACATCTGGGTGGATAGACTGGCACAGTCACTTGCACAAATTCATGCGGTGGGGGCGGACGATTACCCGTGGGCGTATTTTACATATGCGGACATTCCATCGCTGAAGACGCCAACATGGTCTAGTGTCCCTGAATTGTGGGACGAAGCACTGCGCATGGTGAGTGGACCCCAGCCCGTCTCGAGGGAGTGCTTTATTCATCGGGATTATCACCCGGCGAACGTTTTGTGGACTGAGCATCCCGTAAGTGGCGTGGTCGACTGGGTAAACGCCTGCCGCGGTCCCGCCGGGATTGACGTCGGGCATTGTCGCGTCAATCTAGCGCAACTGTTCAATGTCCCAACAGCGAATGCCTTTTTGACGGCTTATCGTCGTTATGCCGGGGCAGTCTTTGACTACGATCCGTTTTGGGATTTGCTGTCACTGATCGAGTTTCTTTCGGAGCGACCCACGGTGTATCCGGGCTGGAAGGCTTTTGGCGTGCATGACGTCACAGAACAGTTGATAAGAGAACGTTTGGACGCATTCGTGACTAGTGTCGCGGGACGTATTTCGGGTGATTGATACGGTCTGTGTGACGCGATGAAGGTGTATAGGGCCACAAGGAACGAACCCTGTTGTCGTATCCGGGTGACGCGACGTAAAATGATAACGGAAATCATCCCACATTATGTTACTGTAGTGATGAGTCTACCAACATACTGGTTCAGTGAGGACAATGAAAGAAGAATGTGGCTTGAGGGATCGAATGAAAGTGAATCTGATGACTTGCAAGATGAAATTCTCCGTTGTAGCTTCTATCTCTGTTCTACCCCTATTCGTCGTTGGTTGTGATACCATACAACAACACCCGGAGCAGAAACCCCAACTAACGCTCTCTCAGACATGGACTGCGAATGCTGCAACTGGGTTTACCATCGGATTCAACGAGCCCGTACAATCGGTTACATGGACTTGGCAGGGCAAATCTCATGTAACAACCGTTCAGCCGGCGAGTCGGACAGTACATATTCGGGTGAGTCTACTCCAAGGTCATCAATATTCACTGACAATTGACAAGGCTTCGGGTGACGGCACGATACCCATAACTCGTTCGCGGACGCTTGCAGGTCAAACTGAACAACCGTTGAATACAATCACCAACCCTGGAATTTGGCAATATGATGTGGCGCGGACCGGGCCGTTTACTTTGAAATTCAACGCGCCCATTGCCAACCCGAATCAGTTGTCTAGTGACATTACCTTTAATCCCCCGATAAGTGGAAGCGTAGTTTGGGTGTCGCCGATCGAGGCGGAATTCAAGCCCGATCAGCCAATCGGCCCCACTCAGGTCGAAACCATGCGTATCAAGGGTGGGGTGGACGGACCGGTAAGTTCTGCGGGACAGTATTTAGTAGCAGATGTCGTTCGGCCATTCATAACTCAGTCGAACCAAAAAATTGTAGTGGAAGAAAAGAATCCTGAGACACTGACTTTGTACAAAAATGGGCACGTTGTACTGAAATCACTGTGTAATACAGGCGTCACAGGTGCAGCCACGCCATTAGGACATTATTATATTCGTTCGCAACTTCCCAAAGCAGATATGAAGG
This is a stretch of genomic DNA from Alicyclobacillus dauci. It encodes these proteins:
- a CDS encoding phosphotransferase family protein, yielding MEEHALPDRVLKWVVQCVDPMAVIESVRLLDGSTSSSVYGLSIRLSNAPLQFVLRQFDNVEWRSEEPDLARHEAGSLRRAATIDVPTPTLVAFDETGEDCGVPSVLMTRLEGAVVLRPRDMNIWVDRLAQSLAQIHAVGADDYPWAYFTYADIPSLKTPTWSSVPELWDEALRMVSGPQPVSRECFIHRDYHPANVLWTEHPVSGVVDWVNACRGPAGIDVGHCRVNLAQLFNVPTANAFLTAYRRYAGAVFDYDPFWDLLSLIEFLSERPTVYPGWKAFGVHDVTEQLIRERLDAFVTSVAGRISGD
- a CDS encoding L,D-transpeptidase, yielding MKFSVVASISVLPLFVVGCDTIQQHPEQKPQLTLSQTWTANAATGFTIGFNEPVQSVTWTWQGKSHVTTVQPASRTVHIRVSLLQGHQYSLTIDKASGDGTIPITRSRTLAGQTEQPLNTITNPGIWQYDVARTGPFTLKFNAPIANPNQLSSDITFNPPISGSVVWVSPIEAEFKPDQPIGPTQVETMRIKGGVDGPVSSAGQYLVADVVRPFITQSNQKIVVEEKNPETLTLYKNGHVVLKSLCNTGVTGAATPLGHYYIRSQLPKADMKGKDPDGTTYDIPDVPWVLGLFGNTAIHGYPRQKYGFPQSNGCVELPIGTAKKLYSLVKVGTPVVVER